From Marivirga harenae, one genomic window encodes:
- a CDS encoding cation transporter, giving the protein MNKSTFKIHKMDCASEEQMIRMKLESLEEVKQLEFDIPHRQLQVYHSAEIDGIQNALAELQLNEKLVNTQEADLPEIIDHTQQRKVLWWVLGINLVFFVIEMTTGWISSSMGLVADSLDMLADSIVYGLSLLAVGAAVARKKKVAKISGYFQMGLALLGFLEVLRRFFTESGTPLFHWMIIISILALAGNLVTLWLINKAKSNEAHMQASSIFTSNDIIVNGGVILAGVLVYLLESKWPDLVIGGIVFTFVIRGAIRILNLSK; this is encoded by the coding sequence ATGAATAAGAGCACTTTTAAAATACATAAAATGGATTGCGCCTCTGAGGAACAGATGATTCGAATGAAGCTAGAAAGTTTAGAAGAGGTTAAGCAGCTTGAATTTGATATTCCCCATCGACAATTGCAGGTATATCATAGTGCTGAAATTGATGGCATTCAAAACGCCCTAGCCGAACTTCAACTGAATGAAAAATTAGTAAACACCCAAGAAGCAGACTTGCCAGAAATTATTGATCATACGCAGCAGAGAAAAGTACTTTGGTGGGTGTTAGGAATAAATTTAGTCTTTTTTGTAATTGAGATGACTACAGGCTGGATTTCAAGCTCTATGGGCTTAGTTGCTGATTCCTTGGACATGCTAGCAGACTCTATTGTTTATGGGCTTAGTTTATTGGCAGTTGGTGCTGCTGTTGCTAGGAAAAAGAAAGTGGCAAAAATAAGTGGCTATTTTCAAATGGGCTTGGCTCTTTTAGGTTTTTTGGAGGTATTGAGAAGATTTTTTACTGAAAGTGGAACACCTTTGTTTCACTGGATGATTATAATTTCAATCCTAGCCCTAGCAGGAAATTTAGTGACACTTTGGCTAATCAATAAAGCAAAAAGTAATGAGGCTCACATGCAAGCGAGTAGCATTTTCACCTCTAATGATATAATTGTGAATGGCGGTGTGATTTTGGCGGGTGTACTGGTGTATTTATTAGAGAGTAAATGGCCAGATTTAGTAATTGGTGGAATAGTTTTCACCTTTGTGATTCGAGGCGCAATAAGAATTTTAAATCTTTCAAAATAA
- a CDS encoding efflux RND transporter periplasmic adaptor subunit — translation MKNQIIYILVFFFFGTVITACGSKSTGIENNTKDKSAEEAGHKEAGMSVLHLSNLKFESLGIKVDSLPSRNLSGIVEANGHLEVPPQHEATVTGILGANVTSIKVIEGDKVKKGEVLAFLSHPNLSNLQSNYIQAYSQFQYLEKEMQRQKRLYEEEVGSGKDYQETLANYQAKQGEMKGYEAQLKQLSLNIRRIQAGEIYQYVPVVSPINGYIEKVKVQIGQYVEPQTEMFMIVNTEHVHADLMVFEKDVHKVEVGQQMKFSVASVPGANLTAKIYSVGKKFEQNPKAVHVHAEIEQKENFLIPGMYINARIETSNKQAIALPEEAIIEEDGKPYIFLAEELQKDGETEWTFQAVEIRTGLKADGWVEIKLLEPLPAGALVAWSDAYYLISEMNKSKASHGH, via the coding sequence ATGAAAAATCAAATTATATATATTCTGGTATTCTTCTTTTTTGGAACAGTAATTACAGCTTGTGGCAGTAAATCAACTGGAATAGAAAATAATACGAAGGATAAATCAGCAGAAGAGGCTGGACATAAAGAAGCAGGAATGTCTGTTTTACATCTTTCCAATCTTAAGTTTGAAAGCCTAGGGATAAAGGTGGATTCCCTGCCTAGCCGCAACCTATCTGGAATTGTGGAGGCAAATGGACATTTAGAAGTTCCTCCACAGCATGAAGCTACCGTTACTGGCATATTAGGAGCCAATGTAACAAGTATAAAAGTGATTGAAGGAGATAAGGTTAAAAAAGGTGAAGTATTGGCTTTTTTGTCACACCCTAATCTCAGCAATCTTCAAAGTAACTATATACAAGCTTATAGTCAATTCCAGTATCTTGAAAAAGAGATGCAAAGACAAAAGCGCCTTTATGAGGAGGAAGTAGGCTCAGGAAAGGATTACCAGGAGACCTTAGCAAATTACCAAGCAAAACAAGGAGAAATGAAGGGTTATGAAGCTCAATTGAAACAATTAAGTTTAAACATAAGAAGAATTCAGGCTGGTGAAATTTATCAGTATGTACCTGTTGTCAGTCCTATAAATGGGTACATAGAAAAAGTCAAAGTTCAGATCGGCCAATATGTTGAGCCTCAAACTGAAATGTTCATGATTGTGAATACAGAACATGTTCATGCGGATTTGATGGTGTTTGAAAAGGATGTTCATAAAGTGGAGGTAGGCCAACAAATGAAATTCTCGGTTGCTTCAGTGCCAGGTGCAAATTTGACTGCTAAAATATATTCTGTGGGTAAGAAATTTGAGCAGAACCCAAAAGCGGTACATGTTCATGCAGAAATTGAGCAGAAGGAAAATTTTTTAATCCCCGGTATGTATATTAATGCTAGAATTGAAACTAGTAATAAGCAAGCCATAGCATTACCAGAGGAAGCCATTATTGAAGAAGATGGAAAGCCTTATATTTTCCTTGCAGAAGAGCTTCAAAAAGACGGTGAAACGGAATGGACTTTTCAAGCTGTGGAAATACGAACTGGGTTGAAGGCAGATGGATGGGTTGAGATAAAACTTCTGGAGCCACTTCCAGCAGGGGCGCTAGTCGCATGGAGTGATGCTTACTATTTGATTTCAGAGATGAATAAAAGTAAGGCTTCTCATGGACATTAG